A region from the Tachysurus vachellii isolate PV-2020 chromosome 25, HZAU_Pvac_v1, whole genome shotgun sequence genome encodes:
- the stx17 gene encoding syntaxin-17 encodes MADEEGKLTLRRLEAPIQKFIKVVIPTDLERLRKHQHNIEKFHRNHQWDKLHQEHINASRTVQQLRSNLHEMEKLCHRVRSSEASSLEKLVQPIRERALVAAQDFLRLHSDSVNHPGTHPHQTDGTDTHTTSDSAYSEDDVGGAESPVTQIQVYLPAIPAEQNAAESWDSLEEDLLELNGLVKEFCSLVHAQQEKIDSIEANVITATANVEEGTRSLGKAARSSLAMLPVAGAVVGTVLAGPLGLLAGFKVAGVAAAVGGGLIGFAGGNFIQRKKKERVELQLQRLDTNHEHEHVQ; translated from the exons ATGGCAGATGAGGAAGGCAAGCTGACGCTGAGGCGTCTAGAAGCTCCCATCCAGAAGTTCATCAAAGTGGTAATACCCACTGATCTGGAGCGCCTTCGTAAGCACCAGCATAACATCGAGAAG TTCCACAGAAACCACCAATGGGACAAACTGCACCAGGAGCACATCAATGCTAGCCGCACCGTGCAg cAGTTGCGCTCTAACCTGCACGAGATGGAGAAGTTGTGCCATCGTGTCCGCAGCTCCGAAGCGTCTTCGCTGGAAAAACTcgtccagccaatcagagagcgCGCCTTGGTCGCCGCTCAAGACTTCCTCCGGCTTCATTCGGACTCTGTCAATCATCCAGGGACACACCCACATCAGACCGACggcacagacactcacacaaccTCCGACTCAGCATATA GTGAAGATGATGTGGGCGGGGCCGagtcacctgtcactcaaattcaagtttatttaccTGCTATTCCAGCTGAACAAAATGCTGCAGAATCCTGGGACTCCTTAGAGGAG GATCTATTGGAGCTCAATGGGTTAGTGAAGGAGTTCTGCTCTCTCGTGCAT GCTCAGCAGGAGAAGATCGACAGCATTGAGGCCAACGTTATTACGGCGACGGCTAACGTGGAGGAGGGGACACGCAGCCTCGGGAAG GCAGCAAGGTCGAGCCTGGCAATGTTGCCCGTAGCAGGTGCAGTGGTTGGCACCGTCTTGGCCGGTCCACTTGGATTGCTGGCGGGATTTAAAGTGGCCGGCGTGGCAGCCGCAGTGGGAGGAGGCTTGATCGGCTTCGCTGGAGGGAACTTCATCCAAcgcaagaagaaagaaagagtggagCTTCAGCTTCAACGACTCGACACTAACCATGAACACGAGCATGTGCAATAA